The Mesorhizobium sp. AR02 genomic interval CGAAATGGTAGATCTGCTTGGTGGTGGCGCGCTTCGGCTCGGCAGCACCATTGCGCCGCAGCACGGCGCGGATGCGCGCCAGGAGTTCGCGCGGATCGAAGGGCTTGGGCACATAGTCGTCGGCGCCCATTTCCAGGCCGACCACGCGGTCGGTTGTCTCGGTGACGGCGGTCAGCATGATGATCGGCGTCGTATACTGGGCGCGCAGGTCACGGCACAGTTCCAGCCCGCTCTTGCCGGGCAGCATCACGTCGAGCACGATGAGATCCACCTGCGAGCGGCGCAGGATGGCCTCCATCTCGGTGCCGTCGGCGGCAACCGATGTGTGCAGCCCCCGCTTCTGGAAGAACTCCTGAAGCAGGTCGCGGATGCCCTTGTCGTCGTCGACGATCAGTATGTGTGCGTCGGATTTCACGAGGTGCCCTGTCTCGATTGCCGGCCAAGTCATTCTGGCAGGTGAGCCACACGATAGAATTCGGGCCATATGTTGGCCAGTGCCTTGGATTTCAAGGGAGAACGAATTCCACCTTCTCCACATGGAAAGCTATGGCCGCTGTAAAGGTCTTTGTTTCCACGCGTGTCGTTTTCCCAAAACCGGGGCCACTTTGGGCGACACGCATCAGCCGGGCCGGCCAGACACAATCCAGAAACAAAATTCTACAATCGGGAAAAACTCCTGAAAAGGTAGGGCGGCATAACGGTGCCGTGGCGGTCAGATTATCGGCTGCGACGCTAATCTCCGGGTTCACGGAAAAACCGATGCCAAGGTTGTCGATCAGTTTGTTGGGTGCGTTGCTGGGCCTTGGCCTGGTCACTGCCGCTGTCGGACAATCGGACGCAAAGGCGCCGCTCACCCGGAGCGAACGGTGCGCCAATCTCAGCCACCAATTTGATGAAGCCCTCGAAACCCATGCCACGGCAACGCAGGTCACCGCGGCAAAGGCACTTCAGAGAAAGGGCAACCGGTATTGTGCTGCCAAGAAACAGGCACAGGGCATCCGGATGCTCGCCAACGCTTTGAAGCTGCTTGGAGTGACACCGAACGACCCGGTCCAGTGACGCTCGAAATCGACCCGCATAAAAAGGAAAATGAAGCCATGAAAAAGTCCCTTCTGTCGGCCCTCGGCCTCACCGTTGCTCTCGCCTTCTCGATGCCGGCTCTCGGCAACGCTGCTGCCACCACGACCGCTGCCCCGGCTGCTGCCGCCACGACCACCGCTCCGGCCGCTGCCGCGACGACCACCGCTCCGGCCAAGGCTGCTCCGAAGAAGGTCGCCAAGAAGACCGTCTGCAAGGTGACCAAGAAGCACAAGTGCCCGGTCAAGAAGGCCCCCGCGAAGGCGGCGCCCGCGAAGGCTGCTCCGAAGGCTGCCCCGAAGAAGCCCTGATCGGCTTCGAGATCAGTTCTAGCAAGGCCGCCCCAGCCGCAAACCGGCTGGGGCGGCCTTCTGCCAGGCACCCGATCGGGCGGCTGAACACCGGTGGCTCACAGCCAGCCACCTCGATCGCATTTAACCCGTTTTCAACGCCGGCCGTGTAGGACAATCCGCATGAAGAAGCGGCTTTCGTCCATTTTGCGTTCCATGGTGATTGGCGGCCTCGTGGCCACCGGTGTCGCCAGGGCGCTGATTCTGCTCACCGCCAGCCCCGTGCCCGACCCGGCCAGTGGCCGTACCGAACCCTCGCTGTTCGCGCCGATAATTTCCAGCAACTGGGACTACATTACGCCTGTCCAGGCATGGCTGCTGATCGTGCTTCTGGCCGTGACTCTGATCTGCGTTGCCGGATGGCCGATCGCGGCGTGGTTGGAACGCCGGGCGGATGCCGGCGCGAACCGCCGTATCTTCGGCCGCCAGGGCCGTTGAACCGCGCCCGACAATTCCCCACATGATTGTGGATGACCGGGCTCTCCCGCCGGTGGTCCGCACGCCAATCAAAATGGACGATCGCTGCCGCCCGTGGCAAAATGCGCGGTGAAGCCCGATCGCGAAACTGTCGGTTCCGATGCCTGAAATCACCACAAAACCGCGTACCAAGGTCAAGTCGCAGACCGAGCGGCCGAAGCTCTACAAGGTCATCCTCATCAACGACGATTTCACGCCGCGCGAATTCGTGGTGACGGTGCTGAAGGGCGAGTTCAAGCTCAGCGAGGACCAGGCCCACCGCATCATGATCACCGCCCACCGGCGCGGCGTCTGCGTGGTCGCGGTGTTCACCAGGGATGTCGCCGAGACCAAGGCGACGCGGGCCACCGACGCCGGCAAGGCCAAAGGCTATCCGCTGCTGTTCACGACGGAGCCGGAGGAGTGAGGAGTGGTCGCCCGTAGGGCGATCAATCGACAACGATTTGTCGATTGAAGCGACGAACGCCCGGAGCCATAGCGGAGGGCAGGGGCCGGTTCGCCGCAGTTAGATAACAGATCGCACAGGAGGCGGCCCTTCGCAGGCTCAGGGCGTTCGAAGCTCGAAAAGCCAAGCAATTGGCTTTTCGTCCGCTACGCGGACCGCTTCTCACCCCCTCATCCGCCCTTCGGGCACCTTCTCCCCGTGAACGGGGAGAAGGAATAAGCGCCGCGCTACCTTCCCTCGCGGTACCACATCGAACCCATCGCCAGGAGCAGCAGGCCGAGGCCGAGGAAGCCGCCGAACAGCGGCACGCGCGAGACGGCTTTCAAGACGCTGTCGTCGGTGGTGCGCAGGCCGATCCAGTCGCTGCCCGACGCTTCGCCGGCCGAGCGCACCGGCACGATGGAAGGCAGGGTCACGTCGCTGCCAAGGGCCGTGGACGAGGCCAGCCGGCGCACGCTGCCGCCGGTGGCTTCCGCCGGTGCCCTCAGGCGGTTTTCGGTGGAGACGACGTCGGCGAATTCCGGCGCGTTGACCGGGCCGACATGGGCGAGCGCGGTGAGATCGCCATTGGCGACCTGGAACAGGCCGATCTCATTGGTCTGGACGCTACCGAGGAAGACGCCGGGCTCGGATTTGTCGAGCTTGACGGTCACGGTCTTGCCGGACGGGGTGATGATCTGCGCCGGGCCTGGATCGTCGGCCATGGTCTGGCGGCGGATCTCCAGCACCATGCCGCGCCCCTCGGCGGTCAGCCGCTCTTCCTCGAGCTCGGGCTCCTTCATCAGCCAGTGGGCGATGCGCCGGTAGAGCTGGACATGCGGTCCGCCGCCCTCGAAGCCGCGCGCCCACAGCCAGCCCTGGTCGGACAGAAGCATGCCGACGCGGCCTTCACCCTTGCGGTCGAGCAGGAGCAGGGGCCGGTTGTCGGCGCCCTTCATCACCACTTCGCCTTGCGGGTTCTGCACGCCGATGGTGCGGAACCAGCGGCTCCAGTGCGGCGGCTCGGTGGCCGAACCATCGAGGCCGCGCGTCACCGGATGACGCTGGCCGAGTTCGGTCAGCCGCGGATAGAACGCCTTTTCGACCACCTCGCCGGTCGGCATCGCCGGCAGGGCCGACATCAGCGGCGTGCGTGCGATCGAAGCCTCGCCGGCATATTCGGGGCCGGCGGCGATCAGCAGCGCGCCGCCCTTTTCGACATATTCGGAGATGTAGTCGTAATAGAGGATCGGCAGCACGTCGCGGTGCTGGTAGCGGTCGAAGATGATGAGGTCGAAATCCTTGATCTTCTCGACGAACAGCTCGCGGGTCGGGAAGGCGATCAGCGACAATTCGTTGATCGGCGTGCCGTCCTGCTTTTCCGGCGGCCGCAGGATGGTGAAATGGACGAGATCGACCGAGGCGTCGGATTTCAGCAGATTGCGCCAAGTGCGCTCGCCCGCATGCGGCTCGCCGGAAACGAGCAGCACGCGCAAATTCTCGCGGATGCCGTCGACCAGCGCGATGGCGCGGTTGTTGGTGTCGGTGAGTTCGCCGGGTTCGCGGTCGATGGCGAGTTCGATGATGTTGCGCCCGGCGCCCGGAATGGTCACCTGCAGCGGCATGGCCTGGCCGACAGTGGCATGCTCGACCGCGACCTGCTCGCCATTGACCGAGACGCGCACATCGACCGGGCCGGT includes:
- the clpS gene encoding ATP-dependent Clp protease adapter ClpS is translated as MPEITTKPRTKVKSQTERPKLYKVILINDDFTPREFVVTVLKGEFKLSEDQAHRIMITAHRRGVCVVAVFTRDVAETKATRATDAGKAKGYPLLFTTEPEE
- a CDS encoding response regulator, whose translation is MKSDAHILIVDDDKGIRDLLQEFFQKRGLHTSVAADGTEMEAILRRSQVDLIVLDVMLPGKSGLELCRDLRAQYTTPIIMLTAVTETTDRVVGLEMGADDYVPKPFDPRELLARIRAVLRRNGAAEPKRATTKQIYHFAGWTMDCSRRRLTAPDDVRVELTMAEFNLLQTFVKSAQRVLTRDQLIELSGGDSDYSFDRSIDILVSRLRRKMEDDPKTPKLILTVRSGGYQFLPETTSE